The sequence AACTTGCAGCTGCCGTAGAATTAAATATTCCAGTTATTGTGATTCGTCGCAAAAAATTAAATTATCCAATCGAAATAAATCATTTAAACGAACTACCTGAAATTTTAACTCAATTGGAGGTCTACTAATGGGAAAAGTCATGTTAATTGGTGCAGGTCCTGGAGATGCACAACTGCTAACCGTGAAAGGTTTAGCGGCACTACAAAAGGCAGATGTTATTGTATACGATCGTCTCGTTGAACCAGCGATGCTCCAAGAACGAAAAGCTAGTTGTAAACTAATTTATGTTGGAAAAGAACCACTTCATCACCCAATTCCCCAAGAGGAAATCGAACAAATTCTTGTTAGAGAGGCTGCGACAAATGAGCTGGTTGTTCGTCTAAAAGCAGGAGACCCTTATGTGTTTGGTCGCGGCGGGGAAGAAGGAGAGACACTCTATAAAGTGGGTATTCCATTTGAAGTTATTCCTGGAATCACATCCGCGATTGGTGGGCTTGCCTACGCTGGAATTCCAGTCACACATCGTGATTTTGCTTCGAGTTTTCATGTGATTACCGGACATTTGAAAAAAGGACGTGATCCACTCGATTGGGAGGCACTTGCTAGACTGGAAGGTACGCTCGTTTTCCTGATGGGAATGACTAATTTGCCTAATATTTGTGCGAACTTACTAGAAAATGGTCGGAAATCCGAAACAGGTGTTGCGATTGTGCAATGGGCATCTCGCGGCAAACAATTAACAGTTACCGGGAACTTACAAAACATCGAACAAAAAGTGGCAGAGTCTGGTATTTCTTCGCCGGCACTCATCGTGGTTGGAGATGTGGTGAGCTTACGACCGCAACTTAATTTCTTTGAAGAGATGCCTCTTTTCCATACAAAAGTATTACTTCCAAGAGCACGAGCCGGAAAAAGTATGCTCGCGGAACAAATTCGCGATTTGGGCGGAGAAGTAACAATGTATCCAAATATTCAAGTAGTAGATGTTGCGCCAACGAAAACAAAGGAAGCGCTAATCGAAATAAACGAACTTCTTTTCACATCCAAAGAAGCGGTAGAACGGTTTTTCGACTATTTAACCAAGCTTGATTTAGATATTCGTTCTCTAAAAAATACCCATCTTACCGCTATTGGCAAGCAAACGAAAGAAGCTTTTAGTGAAAAAGGAATTATTCCAGATAGTTTCATTAAAAGACGGAGCACGGAATTAATTTTGGAGCATTTACCACGGTTACAGAAAAATGAGAGCAACTTAATTATCGGAAGCATAGTTGATACGGCGGAAGTTAACGCAATTTTAGCGGAAGTGGAAGCGATAGACATGATGCCATTATATGATATGCGACCTGTGACAGAACGCCCATTTGACCTCGAAAGCTTTGAACAAGTTTGTTTCTCCAGTTCGCGTTCCGTTCAAAATTTACTCGACGTACTAACAACCGAAGAAAAAGCCATTTTACAAACGAAAACAATTCTTTCCATTGGAAGGTTCACGAGCGCAACGTTAGCATCATTCGGTATCAACAATTTTATCGAAGCCGAAAGCGCCACGCCAGAGAGCTTAATCGAACTAATCCAAAAAACAAAATTAGAAGGAGTACCACAATGAAAAAAGCGATTTTAGTCGTTAGTTTTGGCACAAGTTATCCAGAAACAAGAGCAAAAACAATTGAAGCCTGTGAAAAAAAAGTGGCCCAAGAATTTCCAGATTATAACGTGTTTCGTGCATTCACATCCAATAAAATCATCAAAAAACTAAAAACGCGTGACAATATGCATATTAACACACCAAGCCAAGCATTAAACCAACTAAAAGAATTAGGCTACAAAGAAGTCATTATTCAGTCGCTACATATTATTAGCGGTGGTGAATTTGAAAAAATCACTGCACAGGTGGAAAAATTCAAGCCGGATTTCGATTCCATTATTGTCAGCCAACCGTTACTTGATTCGATGGAAGATTACGAAAAAGCAATCGAAGCCATTCGCCACCAAATGCCACCTTTAAAAGAACAAGAAGCGCTAATTCTCATGGGACATGGTTCGAAACATCATGCTTTCAGTGCTTATGCGTGCCTTGATCATATGTTATTAAACGAACCAATTTATCTTTGTGCAGTAGAAAGTTATCCTGGTCTTGACCAAGTAATTGAACGATTACAACAAGCAAATATAAAAAAAGCGCACCTAATGCCGTTTATGCTTGTAGCAGGTGATCACGCTACGAATGATATGGCTTCTGATGACGAGGATTCTTGGAAAAGCACACTGGAACAAGCCGGCATTCAAACCGAATGTCATTTGCAAGGTTTAGGCGAAAATCCACTTATTCAAGCCCAATTTATCGATCATATCCACACGGCAATAGAAAGGGTGAAAGCACGTGGCTAAATTTTACGGCATCGGTACAGGTCCTGGAGATAGCAAGTTAGTCACGATGGAAGCAGCAGAAAGACTCGGAAATTTAGCAATTCTCTACACGCCACAACCCAAAAAAGGCGGCGAAAGTTTAGCTAAGAAAATTGTCAGCCCTTATTTAAAAGATACATTAATCATTAAAGAACGCCATTTCCCAATGAGTTACAACAAAGAAGAAAAAATGCTTGCATGGAAAGAAATCGCCGAAGAAATCAAAGCAGATGTTCAAAATGGACATGATGTTGGTTTCATCACACTCGGCGACCCAATGGTTTACAGTACTTATAGCTATTTACTCGAATTATTAAAAGGAGAGATTGAAACAGTGACACTCGCAGGTATTTCGTCCTTTTCCAATATCGCCTCCAAGATTGAATTACCACTTGTAATGGACGAGGAAAGTTTCGCTGTCATCCCTGTAACAGCAGGTGCTGAAAAAATCGAACAAGCACTCACTCTATTTGATACCGTTGTCTTAATGAAAGCAGCAAGTAATTTACCGCTTCTTACGACATTACTAAAAAAGCTCAATTTACTTGATGCAGCAGTAGTAGTAAGCGATGTTTCTATGGCGACTGAAAAAATCACTTACGGCATGAGTGAGATAAATCCAGAAGAAAAAATGTCATACTTTACCACGATGATCGTGAAAAAAAGAAGGGAGCAATATAAATGAAAAAATTATGGAAGTTTCTACCATTTGTTTTAATCGGTGTTATTTATTTTACTTTAACGAACCCAGAATCCGCACACGCGATGCATATTATGGAGGGCTTTTTACCAGTTAAATGGGCTGTCTTTTGGTTCATTGTATTTATCCCATTCCTTGTACTTGGTTTGATTCGTATTCGTAAATTAATTGCTCTAGACAAAAATAACAAATTACTATTGGCACTATGCGCAGCTTTTATCTTCGTTCTTTCAGCGCTTAAAATTCCGTCCGTTACAGGATCTTGTTCTCATCCGACTGGTGTTGGACTTGCAACAGTTATGTTCGGACCGCTCGTTGTTAGTGTACTTGGCGTGATTGTCTTGCTTTTCCAAGCGCTACTACTTGCACACGGCGGTATTACAACACTTGGCGCGAACGCAATGTCGATGGCTGTTATTGGTCCAATGGTTGGTTTTGTTGTATACAAACTTGCTCGTAAATTAAACTGTAATAAAAGTGTATCGATTTTCTTATGTGCGATGACAGCTGACTTAGCAACCTACTTAACCACCAGCGTCCAGCTCGGAGTCGTTTTCCCAGATCCTGCATCCGGCATGATGGCATCCATTCTGAAATTCATGGCGATTTTCTGTGTGACACAAGTTCCAATTGCGATT comes from Listeria monocytogenes and encodes:
- the cobA gene encoding uroporphyrinogen-III C-methyltransferase yields the protein MGKVMLIGAGPGDAQLLTVKGLAALQKADVIVYDRLVEPAMLQERKASCKLIYVGKEPLHHPIPQEEIEQILVREAATNELVVRLKAGDPYVFGRGGEEGETLYKVGIPFEVIPGITSAIGGLAYAGIPVTHRDFASSFHVITGHLKKGRDPLDWEALARLEGTLVFLMGMTNLPNICANLLENGRKSETGVAIVQWASRGKQLTVTGNLQNIEQKVAESGISSPALIVVGDVVSLRPQLNFFEEMPLFHTKVLLPRARAGKSMLAEQIRDLGGEVTMYPNIQVVDVAPTKTKEALIEINELLFTSKEAVERFFDYLTKLDLDIRSLKNTHLTAIGKQTKEAFSEKGIIPDSFIKRRSTELILEHLPRLQKNESNLIIGSIVDTAEVNAILAEVEAIDMMPLYDMRPVTERPFDLESFEQVCFSSSRSVQNLLDVLTTEEKAILQTKTILSIGRFTSATLASFGINNFIEAESATPESLIELIQKTKLEGVPQ
- a CDS encoding sirohydrochlorin cobaltochelatase, producing MKKAILVVSFGTSYPETRAKTIEACEKKVAQEFPDYNVFRAFTSNKIIKKLKTRDNMHINTPSQALNQLKELGYKEVIIQSLHIISGGEFEKITAQVEKFKPDFDSIIVSQPLLDSMEDYEKAIEAIRHQMPPLKEQEALILMGHGSKHHAFSAYACLDHMLLNEPIYLCAVESYPGLDQVIERLQQANIKKAHLMPFMLVAGDHATNDMASDDEDSWKSTLEQAGIQTECHLQGLGENPLIQAQFIDHIHTAIERVKARG
- a CDS encoding energy-coupling factor ABC transporter permease, whose protein sequence is MHIMEGFLPVKWAVFWFIVFIPFLVLGLIRIRKLIALDKNNKLLLALCAAFIFVLSALKIPSVTGSCSHPTGVGLATVMFGPLVVSVLGVIVLLFQALLLAHGGITTLGANAMSMAVIGPMVGFVVYKLARKLNCNKSVSIFLCAMTADLATYLTTSVQLGVVFPDPASGMMASILKFMAIFCVTQVPIAIAEGLLTVVMYNLISKNLPEKVAQLR
- a CDS encoding cobalt-factor II C(20)-methyltransferase, with the protein product MAKFYGIGTGPGDSKLVTMEAAERLGNLAILYTPQPKKGGESLAKKIVSPYLKDTLIIKERHFPMSYNKEEKMLAWKEIAEEIKADVQNGHDVGFITLGDPMVYSTYSYLLELLKGEIETVTLAGISSFSNIASKIELPLVMDEESFAVIPVTAGAEKIEQALTLFDTVVLMKAASNLPLLTTLLKKLNLLDAAVVVSDVSMATEKITYGMSEINPEEKMSYFTTMIVKKRREQYK